In Myxococcus stipitatus, the following are encoded in one genomic region:
- a CDS encoding myxosortase-dependent M36 family metallopeptidase, whose amino-acid sequence MRRLVAKLSGMALVLSGTGSMARTLPNYDAYLEAVPTGRTSLSRLKPKDADTQVGVTHRDPLTGAPRFVWTRAGGDSRTKLRARYESMAPAAAALTQLNDSSSLYGVPSFEAAGARVSSVQELTHGVKVVTVAQEVAGIEVFRHNLKLLMNQANEVVTVSGSLSPHGSPATITEKLQFTLPATSAIALAYQDLTGTQLDGSLLKGVKSAKKGSRYSHFDLAQYARPLAEGLRGPARSKQVFYALADALVPAYYVELETGRADSVDSDYYSYVISAKDGRVLSRKNLRDDAAFSYRVFADSTPPFTPHDGPAGTNATPHPDGAPSGFVAEFVAPSLVTLQNAPFSQNDPWLPAGATETSGNNVDAYADIVSPNGFSAGDLRPSVTGPGAFDRTMRFDLAPNANAEQIAAATTSLFFVNNWLHDWFYDSGFDELAGNAQLDNYGRGGEAGDPVIAQAQDYGGVNNANMATPADGASPQMQMYLFNGVRHAVLTVNAPASVAGDIPPGVAYGFGPQTFDTTGDVVLALDPQNAAGPSATDGCSPLTNAAEVNGKIAFIDAGTCTFLVKMGNAKAAGAVGVLFASDATDYRANISGTSAAIDLPSMRITRAEGNRIRNAEGLNVRMYREPTLQLDGTVDNIIVAHEWGHYMSNRLIQNASGLVNNQGRAMGEGWADFTALLMVTRAEDINVPSNANWNGAYGAAEYATRGNSPDSAFFGIRRVTYSSDMTKNALTFRHIADSSALPTTAPTIPGSPNSQVHNSGEVWATMLWEAYTSLLRAHPFAEAQARMKRYLVLGYMQTPYAPTYLEARDAILAGAYVNDPEDAQRIWAAFAKRGAGVDAVAPSSSSRNHEGVVESFRLGASLRLVSAVLADDLPTGSCDRDGILDNGETGRVIITMTNIGSAPARDASATVTSRTRGVSIGNGGALRFPEIPPFGEVTVAIPVTLSGAAPSTMVEFILAFRDEHQATPGDVFETLYAITNQDEAPGTTKVETVQSNIATIPWEFESSEDPQLNEWYFGYTYVDDDTLNRGFHGQDVAVPSDFWLKTPPLQVSATEPFVVTFDHAYEFEANPTQGRYYDGAVIELTDDEGATWTDIGTPLYGGVLYNVASGENPLKGRNALVNTTPNFPTPVRATLDLGTAHAGKTVQIRFRIGTDNGTGARGWTLDNLAFSGIDNTPFTGFVADNNVCVNRPPVANAGPDLVVDERLAVTVAGSGTDADGNTLTYSWTQTSGPAVALSGANTPTVTFTAPDVPSDRDIILRLRVSDGTLASTDTVTVRVLNVNRSPTVNAGIDLSVDERNPVTLSGSADDVDGDSLTYLWTQISGPPVALAGYTASTATFTAPEVSFDTTLTFRLAVSDGKVSVNDTVDVVVHHVNRPPVVTASSVSVDERSTATLQASGSDADGDALTYAWSQVSGSPVTLMNAGTATASFETGEVAANTVLTFRVTVSDGTAQASRDVTVDVRHVNRAPTVNAGLDGSVNERALATLSGSASDADDDSLTFTWVQTAGTPVALSNATSAVATFIAPETVTGETLTFRLTVSDGSALASDTVDVQVTPVNRAPVVTASSASANERSTASITATGMDPDGDSLTYTWSHVSGPQVSLQNANTATVSFETGEVTADTVITLRVTVSDGTTTASHDVAVTVFNVNRAPTVGAGADGTVSSLGQYTLAGTANDADGDTLTYAWVQTDGTPVALAGATTLTPSFTAPEGSGTLTFRLLVSDGVHSVGDSVDVVVEGDNRAPVVTVSTVTADERTSVSLVAQATDPDGDALTYAWTQLSGDPVTLSNANSATASFQAGEVRANAELTFRVTVSDGRSSVSKEVTVSLRNVNRAPTANAGAAATAQSGAGVTLNGSASSDPDGTAVTYQWAQVSGPTVALSSATAAQPTFTAPAVTAERDLVFSLVVSDGEMSSAASLVVITVTPSAVPNREPVAHVRIIVNGDQTSMTLDGSGSSDADGDALTYKWEQTSGPRVTLNEANKAVISVDVPDLDGGSATFTFKLTVTDSKSASNSTTAQATAAPEESGGCSSTGAGAPAGMMALVLLSLLHRRRRSH is encoded by the coding sequence GTGAGAAGGTTGGTTGCCAAGCTGTCGGGCATGGCGCTGGTGCTTTCGGGTACCGGCTCCATGGCTCGGACACTTCCGAACTACGACGCATATCTGGAGGCGGTGCCCACGGGTCGAACGTCCCTGAGCCGCCTCAAGCCCAAGGACGCAGACACCCAGGTCGGTGTCACGCATCGGGACCCGTTGACCGGTGCACCTCGCTTCGTATGGACGCGGGCTGGTGGAGATTCACGGACGAAGCTGCGCGCGCGATACGAAAGCATGGCGCCCGCGGCGGCCGCGCTGACGCAGCTCAATGACTCCTCGAGCCTGTATGGCGTGCCATCGTTCGAGGCGGCGGGGGCACGGGTCTCCTCGGTGCAGGAGCTGACCCATGGCGTGAAGGTCGTCACGGTGGCGCAGGAGGTCGCGGGCATCGAGGTGTTCCGCCACAACCTCAAGCTGCTCATGAACCAGGCGAACGAGGTGGTGACAGTCTCCGGCTCTCTGTCGCCCCATGGCTCGCCGGCGACCATCACCGAGAAGCTCCAATTCACCCTGCCGGCCACATCCGCCATCGCGCTGGCCTATCAGGACCTCACCGGGACGCAGCTCGACGGCAGCCTCCTGAAGGGCGTGAAGAGCGCGAAGAAGGGCAGCCGCTACTCGCACTTCGACCTGGCCCAGTATGCGCGGCCTCTGGCAGAGGGGCTGCGCGGCCCCGCCCGCTCCAAGCAGGTCTTCTACGCGCTGGCCGACGCGCTGGTCCCCGCCTACTACGTCGAACTCGAGACGGGGCGGGCGGACAGTGTCGACTCGGACTACTACTCCTACGTCATCTCGGCGAAGGACGGCCGGGTGCTGTCGCGCAAGAACCTGCGTGACGACGCCGCTTTCAGCTACCGCGTCTTCGCGGACTCCACACCTCCGTTCACGCCGCATGACGGTCCTGCCGGCACGAACGCCACGCCGCATCCGGATGGTGCGCCCTCTGGCTTCGTTGCCGAGTTTGTCGCGCCGTCGCTGGTCACCTTGCAGAACGCTCCGTTCAGCCAGAACGACCCCTGGCTGCCCGCGGGCGCCACGGAGACCTCCGGCAACAACGTGGATGCCTACGCGGACATCGTGTCCCCGAACGGTTTCAGCGCGGGAGACCTCCGGCCCTCCGTCACGGGCCCAGGGGCATTCGACCGGACGATGCGGTTCGACCTCGCGCCGAACGCGAACGCCGAGCAGATCGCCGCGGCGACCACCAGCTTGTTCTTCGTCAACAACTGGCTGCACGACTGGTTCTACGACTCTGGCTTCGACGAACTCGCGGGCAACGCCCAGCTCGATAACTACGGGCGGGGAGGGGAGGCGGGAGACCCCGTCATCGCGCAGGCTCAGGACTACGGCGGAGTGAACAACGCCAACATGGCGACCCCGGCGGACGGGGCCTCTCCGCAGATGCAGATGTATCTCTTCAACGGCGTGCGCCACGCGGTGTTGACCGTGAATGCGCCCGCTTCCGTCGCGGGCGATATCCCTCCTGGCGTCGCGTATGGGTTTGGTCCCCAGACGTTCGACACCACGGGGGACGTGGTCCTCGCGTTGGACCCGCAGAACGCCGCGGGCCCGAGCGCCACGGATGGATGCTCTCCGCTCACCAACGCCGCCGAGGTGAATGGAAAGATTGCCTTCATCGACGCGGGCACCTGCACCTTCCTCGTCAAGATGGGCAACGCGAAGGCCGCAGGCGCCGTGGGTGTCCTCTTCGCCAGTGATGCGACCGACTATCGGGCGAACATCTCCGGGACGTCGGCCGCCATCGACCTGCCGTCCATGCGCATCACTCGCGCCGAGGGCAATCGGATTCGCAACGCCGAGGGCCTGAACGTGCGGATGTACCGCGAGCCGACCCTCCAGTTGGACGGCACCGTCGACAACATCATCGTCGCGCACGAGTGGGGCCACTACATGAGCAACCGCCTCATCCAAAACGCGTCGGGCCTGGTCAACAACCAGGGACGCGCCATGGGGGAGGGCTGGGCGGACTTCACCGCCCTGCTGATGGTGACTCGCGCGGAGGACATCAACGTCCCCTCGAACGCCAACTGGAACGGGGCGTACGGCGCGGCGGAGTACGCCACGCGCGGCAACTCGCCGGACAGCGCCTTCTTCGGCATCCGTCGCGTGACGTATTCGTCCGACATGACGAAGAACGCGCTGACGTTCCGTCACATCGCGGACTCGTCCGCCTTGCCGACGACCGCGCCCACCATTCCGGGGAGCCCCAACTCGCAGGTCCACAACTCCGGTGAGGTGTGGGCGACGATGCTCTGGGAGGCCTATACGTCGCTGCTGCGCGCGCATCCGTTCGCGGAAGCGCAGGCGCGCATGAAGCGCTACCTGGTGCTGGGCTACATGCAGACGCCCTATGCGCCGACGTATCTGGAGGCGCGTGACGCCATCCTCGCGGGGGCCTACGTCAACGACCCGGAGGATGCCCAGCGCATCTGGGCGGCCTTTGCCAAGCGTGGCGCGGGTGTCGACGCGGTGGCTCCTTCCTCGAGCTCCCGGAACCACGAGGGCGTGGTGGAGAGCTTCCGCCTCGGAGCCTCGCTGCGCCTGGTGTCCGCGGTGCTCGCCGATGACCTGCCGACGGGCTCGTGTGATCGAGATGGCATCCTCGACAATGGGGAGACGGGCCGCGTCATCATCACGATGACCAACATCGGCTCGGCGCCCGCGCGGGATGCCTCCGCCACGGTGACCTCCCGGACGCGAGGTGTCTCCATCGGCAACGGGGGCGCGCTCCGGTTCCCGGAGATTCCCCCCTTCGGAGAGGTGACGGTCGCCATCCCGGTGACCCTGTCGGGGGCCGCGCCGTCCACGATGGTGGAGTTCATCCTGGCCTTCCGTGACGAGCACCAGGCCACTCCGGGCGATGTGTTCGAGACGCTGTATGCCATCACGAACCAGGACGAAGCCCCCGGCACCACGAAGGTGGAGACCGTCCAGTCGAACATCGCGACGATTCCCTGGGAGTTCGAGTCGAGCGAGGACCCGCAGCTCAACGAGTGGTACTTCGGTTACACCTACGTCGATGACGACACGCTCAACCGTGGCTTCCATGGCCAGGACGTGGCGGTCCCCTCGGACTTCTGGCTGAAGACGCCGCCGCTGCAGGTGAGCGCGACCGAGCCGTTCGTCGTCACGTTCGACCATGCCTACGAGTTCGAAGCAAACCCGACCCAGGGCCGCTACTACGACGGCGCCGTCATCGAGCTCACCGATGATGAGGGGGCGACGTGGACGGACATCGGCACGCCGCTCTACGGAGGCGTGCTGTACAACGTCGCCAGTGGGGAGAACCCCCTGAAGGGCCGCAATGCCCTGGTGAACACGACTCCCAATTTCCCCACCCCCGTGCGCGCGACGCTCGACCTGGGCACTGCCCACGCCGGCAAGACGGTGCAGATCCGCTTCCGCATCGGCACCGACAACGGGACGGGCGCGCGGGGCTGGACGCTCGACAACCTGGCCTTCAGCGGCATCGACAACACGCCGTTCACGGGCTTCGTCGCGGACAACAACGTGTGTGTGAACCGTCCGCCCGTCGCCAACGCGGGGCCGGACCTGGTGGTGGACGAGCGCTTGGCAGTCACTGTGGCTGGCAGTGGGACGGATGCCGACGGCAACACGCTCACCTATTCGTGGACGCAGACGTCGGGCCCGGCGGTGGCGCTGTCGGGGGCGAATACGCCGACCGTCACGTTCACGGCGCCGGACGTTCCCTCGGACCGCGACATCATCCTGCGGCTGCGCGTCTCCGATGGCACCCTGGCGTCCACGGACACCGTGACGGTGCGCGTGCTCAACGTCAACCGGAGCCCCACGGTGAACGCGGGCATCGACCTCTCCGTCGACGAGCGAAACCCCGTCACCTTGTCTGGCTCCGCGGATGACGTGGATGGCGACAGCCTCACGTACCTGTGGACGCAGATCTCCGGTCCGCCCGTCGCACTGGCCGGATACACCGCGTCCACCGCCACGTTCACGGCCCCCGAGGTGAGCTTCGACACGACGCTCACGTTCCGCTTAGCGGTTTCGGATGGCAAGGTCAGCGTGAACGACACCGTCGATGTGGTCGTCCACCACGTCAACCGCCCGCCGGTGGTGACGGCTTCATCGGTTTCCGTGGATGAGCGGAGCACCGCCACCCTTCAGGCCTCTGGCTCCGACGCGGACGGCGACGCGCTGACGTATGCGTGGAGTCAGGTGTCCGGTTCACCGGTGACGCTGATGAACGCAGGCACCGCGACCGCCTCGTTCGAGACGGGTGAGGTGGCCGCCAACACCGTCCTCACCTTCCGCGTGACGGTGTCCGACGGCACGGCGCAGGCGTCGCGTGACGTGACGGTGGACGTTCGCCACGTCAACCGCGCGCCGACCGTCAACGCGGGTCTGGATGGTTCGGTGAATGAGCGTGCCCTGGCCACGCTGAGCGGCTCGGCGAGCGATGCGGATGACGACAGCCTGACGTTCACCTGGGTGCAGACGGCGGGGACGCCCGTCGCGCTCTCCAACGCCACGTCGGCGGTGGCCACGTTCATCGCGCCGGAGACGGTGACGGGTGAGACGCTGACCTTCCGTCTCACCGTGAGCGATGGAAGCGCCCTCGCGAGCGACACGGTGGATGTGCAGGTCACCCCGGTGAATCGTGCTCCGGTGGTGACAGCCTCGTCCGCCTCGGCCAATGAGCGGAGCACCGCCTCCATCACCGCCACGGGCATGGACCCCGACGGCGACTCGTTGACCTACACCTGGTCTCACGTGTCCGGTCCGCAGGTGTCACTCCAGAACGCCAACACCGCGACGGTCTCCTTCGAGACGGGCGAGGTGACCGCTGACACGGTCATCACCTTGCGAGTCACGGTGTCCGATGGCACCACGACGGCGTCGCACGATGTGGCCGTGACGGTCTTCAACGTCAACCGCGCGCCGACGGTGGGCGCGGGGGCGGATGGAACCGTGAGCTCGCTCGGACAGTACACGCTCGCGGGCACGGCGAACGACGCGGATGGCGACACGCTGACGTACGCCTGGGTGCAGACGGACGGGACCCCCGTGGCCTTGGCGGGTGCGACCACGCTGACTCCCTCGTTCACCGCGCCGGAGGGCTCGGGGACACTCACGTTCCGCCTCCTGGTGAGTGATGGGGTGCATTCGGTCGGCGACTCGGTGGACGTGGTGGTCGAGGGTGACAACCGCGCGCCCGTGGTGACGGTGTCCACGGTGACGGCCGACGAGCGGACCTCCGTGTCCCTCGTCGCCCAGGCCACCGACCCGGATGGCGATGCGCTGACCTACGCGTGGACGCAGCTGTCCGGAGACCCGGTCACCCTGTCGAACGCCAACAGCGCGACCGCGTCGTTCCAGGCGGGCGAGGTGCGCGCCAACGCGGAGCTCACGTTCCGAGTGACGGTGTCCGACGGCAGGAGCAGCGTGAGCAAGGAGGTGACCGTCTCCTTGCGCAACGTGAACCGCGCGCCCACGGCGAACGCGGGCGCGGCGGCCACGGCCCAGTCGGGTGCAGGGGTGACGCTCAATGGCAGCGCGAGCAGCGATCCAGATGGCACCGCGGTGACGTACCAGTGGGCCCAGGTCAGCGGCCCGACGGTGGCGCTGTCCAGTGCCACTGCGGCGCAGCCGACATTCACGGCGCCGGCGGTGACCGCGGAGCGCGACCTGGTGTTCAGCCTGGTGGTGAGTGATGGCGAGATGAGCAGCGCTGCTTCGCTCGTGGTCATCACCGTCACGCCGTCCGCCGTGCCCAACCGGGAGCCGGTGGCTCACGTCCGCATCATCGTCAATGGAGACCAGACGTCGATGACACTCGACGGCTCGGGCTCGAGCGACGCGGATGGTGATGCCCTCACCTACAAGTGGGAGCAGACGAGCGGCCCTCGCGTGACGCTCAACGAGGCGAACAAGGCGGTGATCAGCGTCGACGTCCCCGACCTGGACGGAGGCAGCGCCACGTTCACCTTCAAGCTGACGGTGACCGACAGCAAGAGCGCCAGCAACAGCACCACGGCGCAGGCGACGGCGGCGCCGGAGGAGAGCGGTGGCTGCTCGTCCACCGGCGCGGGGGCCCCGGCGGGGATGATGGCCCTGGTGCTGCTCAGCCTGCTGCACCGCCGTCGCCGCTCGCACTGA
- a CDS encoding cation:proton antiporter translates to MYPLASAAPPFLQEIVVLIAAGALVAYVGHRFRLVPIVGFLLAGALIGPNSLGLVKDLELVNSAAELGVILLLFSIGLEFSLEKLTRLKKLLFGGGGLQVGLASVGMMGLLMLFGVAWRPALFTGFLVALSSTAIVLKLLGDRGETSSEVGQVSLGLLIFQDLAVVMMVLLVPVLSGIGDTPWHFVEAFGKALGIIIAVLVVARRLMPRLLEVVARTCSPELFLLTVIAVCFGTAYLTSLAGVSVSLGAFLAGLVVSESRFSEHAFGEILPLQILFSATFFVSVGMLLDAGFLVQHLPEVLLAIVAVLVVKVVTTGISVLALGYRLPVAVESSLLLAQVGEFSFVLERSGRKLGLFPAGIPDGSHAFIAATVMLMVFTPLLSRLGVWAGRQLHRRRLIAVAQSGPSTDEAEALAAESFARFENHAIVAGYGEGARRLSRVLRGSGIPFLVITLSPQGANEAEAEGMAVLRGDYARQRTLRVAGVQRAKLLLVVDDEASRARHVVAVARMENPTLRLVARVRMVSEVDAVRSAGADIVVCEEMEGLVAVLTSVLEDYRQSPQDIEDNEEAVRRSGYAALRQPVSLEKPLLVCALEEGCLSWRKVTIRPGAAVVGETLETLVQRAGGALKLLELRRDGEAVPHVTEHTRFEADDELSLKGSAEAFERAAELFRAPSTEGLEPEERAAPPRTAAELIDTEATYEFHPRAGTGPCAHLDQLRPVRPRTRGCEECLKLHDTWVHLRLCLTCGKVGCCDDSKNKHATRHFHETGHPLICSLEPGEQWGWCYVDKVQLEREP, encoded by the coding sequence ATGTACCCACTCGCGTCCGCGGCGCCTCCGTTCCTTCAAGAGATTGTCGTGCTGATTGCCGCCGGAGCCTTGGTGGCCTACGTCGGCCATCGCTTCCGGCTGGTGCCCATCGTCGGCTTCCTGCTCGCGGGGGCGCTGATTGGTCCCAACTCGCTGGGGCTCGTGAAGGACCTGGAGTTGGTGAACTCGGCCGCGGAGCTGGGGGTCATCCTCCTGCTCTTCAGCATCGGGCTCGAGTTCAGCCTGGAGAAGTTGACCCGGTTGAAGAAGCTCTTGTTTGGCGGAGGAGGGCTCCAGGTGGGGCTCGCCTCCGTGGGGATGATGGGATTGCTCATGCTGTTCGGTGTGGCGTGGCGTCCCGCGCTCTTCACGGGCTTCCTCGTGGCGCTGTCCTCCACGGCCATCGTCCTGAAGCTGCTGGGAGATCGGGGCGAGACCTCGTCCGAGGTGGGGCAGGTGTCCCTGGGGTTGCTCATCTTCCAGGACCTGGCCGTGGTGATGATGGTGCTGCTCGTGCCCGTCCTCTCCGGCATCGGGGACACGCCGTGGCACTTCGTGGAGGCCTTCGGCAAGGCGTTGGGCATCATCATCGCCGTGCTCGTCGTGGCGCGGCGGCTGATGCCTCGCTTGCTGGAGGTGGTGGCGCGGACCTGTTCGCCGGAGCTGTTCCTGCTCACCGTCATCGCGGTGTGTTTCGGCACGGCGTACCTCACCAGCCTCGCGGGGGTGAGCGTATCCCTGGGCGCCTTCCTCGCGGGGCTCGTGGTGAGCGAGAGCCGCTTCAGTGAACACGCCTTCGGCGAAATCCTCCCGCTCCAGATTCTCTTCAGCGCGACGTTCTTCGTCTCCGTGGGCATGTTGCTCGACGCGGGGTTCCTCGTGCAGCACCTGCCCGAGGTGCTCTTGGCCATCGTCGCGGTGCTCGTGGTCAAGGTGGTGACGACCGGCATCAGCGTGCTGGCGCTGGGCTACCGGCTCCCGGTGGCGGTGGAGTCCTCACTGCTGCTGGCCCAGGTGGGCGAGTTCTCGTTCGTGTTGGAGCGCAGCGGGCGGAAGCTGGGGCTGTTTCCCGCGGGCATCCCCGATGGCTCTCACGCCTTCATCGCGGCCACGGTGATGTTGATGGTGTTCACACCGCTGCTGTCCCGGCTGGGTGTCTGGGCGGGGAGACAGCTCCACCGGCGGCGGCTGATCGCGGTCGCCCAGAGCGGGCCGTCCACGGATGAGGCCGAGGCACTCGCGGCCGAGTCCTTCGCTCGCTTCGAGAACCACGCCATCGTCGCGGGCTATGGAGAAGGCGCCCGGCGGCTGTCGCGGGTGCTGCGGGGCTCGGGGATTCCCTTCCTCGTCATCACCCTGAGTCCGCAGGGGGCCAATGAAGCCGAGGCCGAGGGCATGGCGGTGCTGCGCGGCGACTATGCCCGACAGCGCACGCTGCGCGTGGCGGGAGTCCAACGCGCCAAGCTCCTGCTCGTCGTGGATGACGAGGCGAGCCGTGCCCGGCACGTGGTCGCCGTGGCCCGGATGGAGAACCCGACGCTGCGGCTCGTGGCGCGTGTCCGCATGGTCTCGGAGGTGGATGCGGTGCGCTCGGCGGGGGCAGACATCGTGGTCTGCGAGGAGATGGAGGGACTCGTGGCGGTGCTGACCTCCGTGCTCGAGGACTATCGGCAGTCACCACAAGACATCGAGGACAACGAGGAGGCCGTGCGGCGCTCGGGCTATGCGGCCTTGAGGCAGCCGGTCTCCCTCGAGAAGCCCTTGCTCGTCTGCGCGCTGGAAGAGGGGTGTCTGAGCTGGCGCAAGGTGACGATTCGCCCCGGGGCTGCCGTGGTTGGCGAGACGCTGGAGACGCTGGTCCAGCGCGCGGGAGGAGCCCTCAAGCTCCTGGAGCTTCGGCGCGATGGGGAAGCCGTGCCTCATGTGACGGAGCACACGCGCTTCGAAGCGGACGATGAGCTGTCGCTCAAGGGTTCGGCCGAGGCCTTCGAGCGCGCCGCCGAGTTGTTCCGCGCCCCCTCAACCGAGGGGCTCGAACCAGAAGAGCGCGCCGCGCCGCCTCGCACCGCGGCGGAGCTCATCGACACGGAGGCGACCTATGAGTTCCATCCTCGAGCGGGCACGGGGCCTTGTGCTCACCTGGACCAGCTTCGCCCGGTCCGTCCTCGGACCCGGGGCTGCGAGGAGTGCCTCAAGCTTCACGACACCTGGGTCCACCTCCGCCTGTGTTTGACGTGCGGGAAGGTGGGGTGCTGCGACGACTCGAAGAACAAGCACGCGACGCGGCACTTCCACGAGACAGGCCATCCGCTCATCTGCTCGCTCGAACCGGGCGAGCAGTGGGGTTGGTGCTACGTGGACAAGGTCCAGCTCGAGCGCGAACCCTAG
- a CDS encoding patatin-like phospholipase family protein, whose protein sequence is MAANLTLLAGPDALRLLRARGLRGEDVDVVPGASGGPKWLVLAGLDRAMFGDLFKGRTRPLHLIGSSIGSWRLACLAQKDPVSALRRFEAAYIDQRYPPKPSPAVVSEMSERILDALLGDEGVEEIIHHPWARLHIITALCRGPLAVEHPRVQLLGLTLCAMGNVLTRKSLSLHLRRVIFDTAGDTSPFSNWKDLPSNHQLLTAQNLKAALIASGSIPLVLSGVRIPGAHPGVYRDGGVIDYHLDMNFGPGEGLVLYPHFYPYVVPGWFDKPLRWRRARPENFRRALLISPSPELVARLPGGKIPDRTDFETMTDTERIRAWNQVVIESERMGDELQELIATGRLAEHVRPL, encoded by the coding sequence ATGGCTGCGAACCTGACCCTGCTGGCGGGACCTGACGCGCTGCGGCTGCTCCGTGCGCGAGGCCTGCGTGGCGAGGATGTGGATGTCGTACCCGGGGCCTCTGGAGGTCCCAAGTGGTTGGTGCTGGCCGGGTTGGACCGGGCCATGTTCGGTGACCTGTTCAAGGGCCGCACCCGTCCCCTGCACCTGATTGGCAGCTCGATCGGCAGTTGGAGGCTCGCCTGCCTGGCGCAGAAGGACCCGGTGTCGGCGCTTCGCCGGTTCGAGGCCGCGTACATCGACCAGCGCTATCCGCCGAAGCCCTCGCCCGCGGTGGTGAGCGAGATGAGCGAGCGCATCCTCGACGCGCTCCTGGGCGACGAGGGCGTGGAGGAGATCATCCACCACCCATGGGCGCGACTGCACATCATCACCGCGCTGTGCAGGGGTCCGTTGGCCGTGGAGCATCCCCGCGTCCAACTGTTGGGGCTGACGCTGTGCGCGATGGGCAACGTGCTCACCCGGAAGAGCCTGAGCCTCCACCTGCGCCGCGTCATCTTCGACACGGCGGGAGACACCAGCCCCTTCTCGAACTGGAAGGACCTGCCCTCCAACCACCAGCTCCTGACGGCGCAGAACCTCAAGGCCGCGCTCATCGCCTCGGGCTCAATCCCTTTGGTGTTGAGTGGGGTGCGCATTCCTGGCGCGCACCCGGGCGTGTATCGGGATGGCGGCGTCATCGACTACCACCTGGACATGAACTTCGGTCCCGGCGAGGGACTGGTCCTCTATCCCCACTTCTATCCCTACGTGGTGCCTGGCTGGTTCGACAAGCCGCTGCGCTGGCGAAGGGCGAGGCCCGAGAACTTCCGCAGGGCCCTGCTCATCTCCCCTTCCCCGGAACTGGTCGCGCGATTGCCGGGCGGAAAGATTCCGGATCGCACCGACTTCGAGACGATGACCGACACCGAGCGCATCCGCGCCTGGAACCAGGTGGTCATCGAGAGCGAGCGCATGGGGGACGAACTCCAGGAGCTCATCGCCACGGGACGGCTCGCCGAACACGTGCGCCCGCTCTGA